One Pelodiscus sinensis isolate JC-2024 unplaced genomic scaffold, ASM4963464v1 ctg34, whole genome shotgun sequence DNA segment encodes these proteins:
- the LOC142823858 gene encoding forkhead box protein G1-like gives MEGLTGAGFTLKSSFSITSLLQDVALSDRPGQRPRGAAETDPAVTSCPGGAGEGRSPAAAERERGRGEAPGKRQEKPPFSYNALIMMAIRQSPERRLTLNGIYEYIMRHFPYYRENRQGWQNSIRHNLSLNKCFVKVPRHYDDPGKGSYWTLHPSSEDVFIGGTTGKLRRRAPAARAKVAFRRGAGVAFASSLYWPLPHFLALPQQPAPSAGYGAFSGHRPPGAYSAAYSPGADGLFGGGDVPYGGHRQQVATATLASSLACGFSVPSSFGSFNLLTGQASYILAQRPQPAPAGASLFPGYLASPNQGAPFNPALP, from the coding sequence ATGGAAGGGTTAACCGGAGCCGGCTTCACCCTGAAGTCTTCCTTCAGCATCACAAGCCTCCTCCAAGACGTGGCGCTGAGTGACAGGCCGGGGCAGCGTCCCCGAGGGGCCGCCGAGACGGATCCTGCCGTGACCAGCTGCccagggggggctggggaaggcaggagcccgGCGGCCGCGGagcgggagaggggcaggggagaggcgcCGGGGAAGCGGCAGGAGAAGCCCCCGTTCAGCTACAACGCCCTGATCATGATGGCCATCCGGCAGAGCCCCGAGCGGCGCCTGACGCTGAACGGCATCTACGAGTACATCATGCGCCACTTCCCCTACTACCGGGAGAACCGGCAGGGCTGGCAGAACTCCATCCGCCACAACCTGAGCCTCAACAAGTGCTTCGTCAAGGTGCCGCGGCACTACGACGACCCGGGCAAGGGCAGCTACTGGACGCTGCACCCCTCCAGCGAGGACGTCTTCATCGGCGGCACCACGGGCAAGCTGCGGCGGCGGGCGCCGGCCGCGCGGGCCAAGGTGGCCTTCCGCCGCGGGGCCGGGGTGGCCTTCGCCAGCTCGCTCTACTGGCCCCTGCCCCACTTCCTAGCTCTTCCCCAGCAGCCCGCCCCCAGCGCCGGCTACGGCGCCTTCTCCGGCCACCGCCCGCCCGGCGCCTACTCCGCAGCCTACTCTCCCGGGGCAGACGGGCTATTTGGGGGAGGAGACGTCCCCTACGGAGGGCACCGCCAGCAGGTCGCCACCGCCACGCTGGCCTCCTCCTTAGCTTGCGGCTTCTCCGTACCCAGCAGCTTCGGTTCCTTTAATCTCCTGACGGGACAGGCCAGCTACATCTTGGCCCAGAGACCgcagcctgccccagccggggCCTCTCTGTTCCCGGGCTACTTGGCCTCTCCGAATCAGGGGGCTCCCTttaacccagccctgccctga
- the SNRPD2 gene encoding small nuclear ribonucleoprotein Sm D2 encodes MSLLNKPKSEMTPEELQKREEEEFNTGPLSVLTQSVKNNTQVLINCRNNKKLLGRVKAFDRHCNMVLENVKEMWTEVPKSGKGKKKSKPVNKDRYISKMFLRGDSVIVVLRNPLIAGK; translated from the exons At GAGCCTCTTAAACAAACCCAAGAGTGAGATGACGCCCGAGGAGCTGCAgaagcgggaggaggaggagttcaaCACGGGGCCCCTGTCCGTCCTCACCCAGTCGGTCAAGAACAACACCCAGGTGCTGATCAACTGTCGCAACAATAAGAAGCTGCTGGGCCGTGTCAAAGCCTTTGACAG GCACTGCAACATGGTGCTAGAGAACGTCAAGGAGATGTGGACGGAGGTGCCCAAGAGCGGCAAGGGCAAGAAGAAATCGAAGCCCGTCAACAAGGATCGTTACATCTCCAAGATGTTCCTGCGGGGGGATTCGGTCATTGTGGTGCTGAGGAACCCCCTCATCGCCGGCAAATAG